The following is a genomic window from Variovorax paradoxus.
ATCCGCTGGCTGGCCGTGTCGCGCCACTGGACCAGCTTCTGGTTCGACGACGGCTTTCACAAGTGGCTCGGGCGCCAGCCCGTGGGCTCGGTCGACCTGCGCGCGCTGGCCGAGTTGCTCCAGCGCTCCGGCATGTCGATCGACGATGTGGCCCACACCGCGCTCTACCAGTACTGGAACCAGCCTACGGCGGTCGAGGTGTTGCCCGCCGACCGCGTGTGGCCCTTCTTCGCGGAGCACCCCGAGTACATCGACGAAGGCCTGGGCCTCATTGCGCCGCCAAAGCGCGAAGGCCGCCAGACCCAGCTCGACCTGAACGCCACGCTGCGCACGCTGGCCGTCTTTCCGACCGTGCAGGCGCGCTGGCTGCCGCGGGTGATGGAACTGGCGCTCGGCGAAGGCAAGACGCACCGCGCAGCCGCTCAGAAGGCGCTGTCGATGCTGCCCGACATCGGCCGGCGCGTGGTCGAGTCGCTCGGCTCCACCAAGAGCGAGGTGCGCATCGAGGCCGCCAACTGGCTGGCCGAGCTCAAGTACGCCGATGCCGTGCCCGCCATCACCAAGGCGCTCGAGAAGGAAACCCGCGAGACCGTGCGCGCGGCCTATCTCACGGCGCTCGAAGCGCTGGGCGACGACATCTCCGCGCGGCTTGCGCCCGCCATTCTTCTGGCCGAAGCGAAGAAGGGCCTGAAGGCCAAGCCCCCTGCGGGCCTTGCGTGGTTCTCCCTCGATGCACTGCCCGCCTGCAAATGGCTGGACGGCAGCGCGGTAGAACCCGAGATCGTGCGCTGGTGGGTGGTGCTCGCCTGCAAGCTCAAGGAGCCGGGCGGCAACGCGCTGCTCACGCGCTACCTCGGCCTGCTCGACGCAGCCAGCCGCCAGGCCGTCGGCAGCCTGGTGCTGCGCCAGTTCATTGCGCAGGACACGCGCCACCCCACGCTCGATGAAGGCATTGCGCATGCCAACGCTCATGCGCCGCAGCGCTACCAGGGCAACCAGCAGCGCTACCAGAACGCGAAGGCCGAGCACAAGCAGTACTACGAAGCCGACTTCCAGAAGACGCAGGATCAGGTCTTCGAAGAGTGCAAGCGCGAGAAGATGAGCGAATACCTCGGCAGCGCGATCGGCGAAAAAGGCATTCTTGCCCTGACGGCCCACACGCCGGGGCACGAGGTCGTCACGCTGCTGCAGCAGTACATGCGCGACCACTACCAGCGCCGCTCGCAGATCGAAGCCATGCTCGAAGGCGTGGCGCCGGGCAACGACCCAGTGGTGATCCAGCTGCTGCTGGGCATCTCGCGCCGCTACCGCACCGCCTCGGTCCAGGAGAAGGCGCGCGCGCTGGTGCAGCAGATTGCCGACCGCAACAGCTGGACGCAGGACCAACTGGCCGACCGCACCATTCCCACCGCGGGCCTGGACGACACCGGCAAGCTCGAACTCGCATACGGCGACCGCATCTTCACCATGGTGCTCGACGCCGCGATGAAGCCCGAGCTGCGCAACCCCGAGGGCAAGATCGTCAAGGCGCTGCCCGAGCCGCGCCAGAACGACGACCCCGCGCTCATCAAGGACGCGAAGGCCCAGTTCTCGACCAGCAAGAAAGAGCTCAAGCAGGTCATCGACCTGCAGACCGCGCGGCTGTTCGAGGCCATGTGCACGGGCCGTGTCTGGCCGCAGAGCGAGTGGCGCGAATACCTGCACCGGCACCCGATTGCCGGACGGCTGATACAGCGGCTCGTGTGGCTCGAGCTCGACGCGGAAGGCGCGGTGCGCGGCAGCTTCCGCCCCACCGAGGACGGCAGCCTGATCGACACGGAGGACGACGAGGTCGACCTTGCGGCCGACAGCCAACTGCGCCTGGGCCATGCCTCTCTGGTGGACGAGGCCACGGCCGCCGCGTGGAACAAGCACTTCAAGGACTACAAGCTGGTGCCGCTCTTCGCGCAGATGACGCGCAAGCCGCCGGCCGTGGCGTTCACCGACGGCAAGGGACAGCCGGTGAGCGAGATCAACGACCGGCTGGGCTGGATCAGCGACACCTTCACGCTGCGCGGCAGCTTTGCCAAGCTCGGCTACCAGCGCGCGCAGGCCGAGGACGGCGGCTTCTTCTACCAGTACACCAAGGAGTTCTCGTCGGCCGGCGTACGGGTGGCCATCGAGTTCTCGGGCAACACCCTGCCGGAGGAGAACGTGCCCGCGGCGCTCAAGACACTGGGCTTCGAGGACATGAAGACCCGCGGCTACGGCGACCGTGCGCTGCCGCTGTCGAGCGTGCCGCCGGTGCTGCTGGCCGAGGCCTATGCCGACTACCTGGCCATTGCCCAGGCCTGCGCCGGGTTCGACGCGGGCTGGGAAAAGAAGATGCCGTGGTAAGCCCGCCGCGCCGACACACAGAAGAACCAGCAGCAACACCATCATGAGCACCGGCACATCACCGTCTTCTTCCCCCGCGACCCAGGCCGTGCGCCTCGCCCCCGAGGCGCGCTATGCGGACGAGCTTGCGCGCCTGCATGCGGCCGACACCGATGCGCGGCCCACCGGATGGAAGCTCTCGCCGCGCGCGGTGCGGCGCTTCATCCTCGGCGACGAGAAGCTGCAGGTGAGCCGCAAGTTCTACGGCGACGATCCGCTGGTGGACCGCGCCATCGTCACGCTCATGGGCCACCAGGGCCTGATGCTGGTGGGCGAGCCGGGCACCGCGAAGTCGCTGCTCTCGGAACTGCTCGCGGCCGCCATCAGCGGCGATTCGGGGCTCACCG
Proteins encoded in this region:
- a CDS encoding DUF4132 domain-containing protein, with amino-acid sequence MGFLDKILGAVTGGAGTAAANGLTREQAQLLKQAFEPLEKAGKELPDKAAAFLVDGTQETVLLDLQAARSFEPGQLLGAPGRLRWGYSNYQNKPLEKIGNQSLEQRGRFYASVDAGAPPLDVLVRLGKVLAAADGGQSLEHPGAPVPEWLQYLVNDAVFASFNKSSSSNAAERDLAKHRPAWNVHLIAALLAHEGLDPHIALQEVFERKGLDSWYHDRLDGLVEAPAVADYMRSQRDATEALPAKLSAAGRVLLARRIGKDKALLNDFAPLFVRLAIDGSKTVRAEATPHLEGIAEAQRLELLGQLLKDGDTTQRTQAAELLARLPGDAARALLATAAETETSKAVQQAIRSAMSRLDAAGDAGELELPEPPAWQPFEDIPLGEEAVQLLIANRIELLEKNRIAAEAEIEENKASMQTYRYKWRQDNYAAHKKLTDEDMRVAVRVLNGQGSKHDQNRVKNGQLHQVVGFGNRLQSMPGFGMPHLIRWLAVSRHWTSFWFDDGFHKWLGRQPVGSVDLRALAELLQRSGMSIDDVAHTALYQYWNQPTAVEVLPADRVWPFFAEHPEYIDEGLGLIAPPKREGRQTQLDLNATLRTLAVFPTVQARWLPRVMELALGEGKTHRAAAQKALSMLPDIGRRVVESLGSTKSEVRIEAANWLAELKYADAVPAITKALEKETRETVRAAYLTALEALGDDISARLAPAILLAEAKKGLKAKPPAGLAWFSLDALPACKWLDGSAVEPEIVRWWVVLACKLKEPGGNALLTRYLGLLDAASRQAVGSLVLRQFIAQDTRHPTLDEGIAHANAHAPQRYQGNQQRYQNAKAEHKQYYEADFQKTQDQVFEECKREKMSEYLGSAIGEKGILALTAHTPGHEVVTLLQQYMRDHYQRRSQIEAMLEGVAPGNDPVVIQLLLGISRRYRTASVQEKARALVQQIADRNSWTQDQLADRTIPTAGLDDTGKLELAYGDRIFTMVLDAAMKPELRNPEGKIVKALPEPRQNDDPALIKDAKAQFSTSKKELKQVIDLQTARLFEAMCTGRVWPQSEWREYLHRHPIAGRLIQRLVWLELDAEGAVRGSFRPTEDGSLIDTEDDEVDLAADSQLRLGHASLVDEATAAAWNKHFKDYKLVPLFAQMTRKPPAVAFTDGKGQPVSEINDRLGWISDTFTLRGSFAKLGYQRAQAEDGGFFYQYTKEFSSAGVRVAIEFSGNTLPEENVPAALKTLGFEDMKTRGYGDRALPLSSVPPVLLAEAYADYLAIAQACAGFDAGWEKKMPW